GCCGATCGCGCCCCGACGCCGGTGGCGGTGCGGGCGGCCGCGTCCTCGTCGATGTCGGTGCACAGCACGTCGGCGCCGGCGTGCACCAGTGCGCGGCACAGCGCCGCGCCGATCCCGGATCCGGCGCCGGTGACGATCGCGGTTTTGCCCGCGAACCTCATCCGTCGCCGCGATCCGGTCGTGGGTCGCCCCAGCGTTTCTCGATCGCGTTCCATACGTCGGCGTACTGCCCGGGGTAGCCCCGGTAGGCCGATTTGGACCGCAGGAACGCGCGGATCAGCGGTGCCGCCAGGCCGATCGGGTACCGCTTCCAGCCCGCGTTGGCCCGCGTGTCGGCAAGCAGCTGCGGCCAGGAGTGGTGCTGGAACCCGAGCACCTCCTGCGCGCGGGTGGTGTCCATCCAGTCGGTGGCGAACCACGCGGTGTCGCTGGCCGGGTTGCCGGGCCTGCCGGTCGGCAACCCGCCCCGGATGCCCATGGCGGCCGCGGCCTCCGAACCGACCTGCGCCTGCGTGTGGCGGTGGGTCGCGGGATCACCGCCGATGAGCAGCACCTCGTGGTTGGCGGTTTCGGCGGGCACCGTGGTGGCGGCCGCGAACGCCGCCGCGACGTCGCGCACGTCGACGGTCTGCAACCGCCCGTCGGTGGGCAGGACACTTTCGATGGAGATCAGTTCGACGTCCATGTCGAGGCTGAACTGCGAGCTCATCACGCCGCCGAGACGCAGGATCAGCCAGTCCAGCTGCGAGGCCCGCACCAGGTTCTCGGCCTCGACCTTGTGGGCGCCGTAGATGTCGACGGGGTTGACCGGGGTGTCCGGGGTCAGCACGTCGGTGACCCGGTGCGGGTTGCGGGTGCCGTACACCGCGACGCTCGACGCCAACACGAACCGTGGCGGTTCGGCCAGCGCCTCGGCGGCGCGCAGCAGTGCCGCGGTGGCGCCGACGTTGACCTTGCGGGCCAAG
This region of Mycolicibacterium goodii genomic DNA includes:
- a CDS encoding NAD-dependent epimerase/dehydratase family protein, which encodes MSDTVLVTGAFGLVGSAVVTALAAQHRQVVATDVGTPANRRAATNLPPTVDVRWADLTDAAAVDTLVAAAAPAAIIHLAAIIPPFCYLRRDLARKVNVGATAALLRAAEALAEPPRFVLASSVAVYGTRNPHRVTDVLTPDTPVNPVDIYGAHKVEAENLVRASQLDWLILRLGGVMSSQFSLDMDVELISIESVLPTDGRLQTVDVRDVAAAFAAATTVPAETANHEVLLIGGDPATHRHTQAQVGSEAAAAMGIRGGLPTGRPGNPASDTAWFATDWMDTTRAQEVLGFQHHSWPQLLADTRANAGWKRYPIGLAAPLIRAFLRSKSAYRGYPGQYADVWNAIEKRWGDPRPDRGDG